One Ictalurus furcatus strain D&B chromosome 22, Billie_1.0, whole genome shotgun sequence genomic window, CGATGACCTGGACTTCAAAAACATCCTGGACTACGTGCAAGTGAAGGTCAGAGACGTGCGACAGACGTGCAAGTAGAGTCCAACAAGCCAGCGTAATCAATGCGATAAGAACGTGCTAGTGTTTACATTGTGAGAAACCTGTCTCTGCAGTTCTCCTGCTGTGGAGGGGATGAATATCTGGACTGGAAAGTGAACCAGTACCACTTCTGTAACGGCACCGGGCCGCTGGCCTGCGGAGTTCCTTACACCTGCTGCATCCGCAACAAAGAGGTGAGACTTCTCTCCAtcgtaatctctctctctctctctaacagaCTCCTTATCCATTATCAGTGGTGTTTCCTCAGCCGGCAAAAACTTTTGGACTTTTGatagcggtgtgtgtgtgtgtgtgtgtgtatacattttgagactggagaagtcattataagttgcatgttgagttgaatttggtgaaaccacttgaagcactcgtcgtgtcgaactatttcagtCGCTTTACTTTGATTTGCTCATCGCAaccagctgaaagtctgtacactTTGACGATAAACCCGATGTGCAgcgggggtgaatacttttgatcGCAACCGTATACGGAAACAAGATGAAGAAAACCCGCACGCCGGCGCCACGGTGTACGTGCGGTGCCTCGCCGtctcttcctcttttctctcaatctctttctctgtctgtctctcgctctttccTGGTGCTTCTCTTGCTTTCTCGAAGTCTCTCTCGCACTCGGAATGGGGTTTCTGAATCTCACACACCCTAAAGtgtctcttgttctctctctctctctctctctctctgtctctgtctatgtgtgtgtgtgtctctctttcttgttcttgtcttcctctctttcacactcacacacacactctctctctctctctctctcactcgctctctttgtctctcttgtcTGAATCTTTCTTGTAGACCCTTTTGCTCACTCTGAGTCTCTCTGTCCTTGTCTGTttatgtggttgtgtgtgtgtgtgtgtgtgtgtgtgtgtgtgtgtgtgtgtgtgtgtgtgcactttggCTGATGGAAGATGCCTCATGCATGTGGTGCCTCAATGTATTGAATTAGTTGCACTCTGGTCTGTAGAGACCTTTCTCCCTctgatcctctctctctctctctctctctctctcgctctcgctctctctctctctgatcctctctctctctctcggataATAAACCAGTGTGATGCCATTCGGATGCTAATGCACTGCTTCTAAGGAAGAGCGAGGAGGTGGAAGGGCAGGCCGCTTGAAGCGAAACACTCGGTCAAAGTGCACGAGGCATGAATGAAGAATTGCagtcctctctctttctctctctctctctctctccatcatcatTTCTCTCAGAAAGAGGAAAGAGAACCCCGTGTCTTGGTATTTTCGGCGCATTTTCAATTGCTCGTCATGTAAATATTATATCGTCATACCGCCCTCGCCCCTAGTACATTACGCGATACCACGCTTCTTTTAATAGCAAGCCACGGAGCGTGGGTGATCACGTGACCCGTCTCATCAGCCGAGACGTCCCGCTGTGTGTATGACGTGACGACGGACCAGGCGGAGCGCCACAGCCGCCGTAGAGTTCTGGCTCGCCTTCGCCTGTCTAcagtcaccccccccccccccacctgaagaaaaaaaataaataaatacccccACCAAGCTGCTCTTTGGAGGATGTGATGTAAAGAGGAATCACGCGGCCTGAGGTGTGAGATTCAAGCCACCTGTGAAATGTAATGATGTGAAGTGGAAAGTTTCCACTTCCCCCCGTGGATACcgggtgggggtgggtggggggggctccaatatattataaaaacagGGCAAAAtcaatagaaaaataaaatccaaaatcgAGCAGATCGATGTGGAGTAATGTGCTGTagtagtaatgtgtgtgtgtgtgtgtgtgtgtgtgtgttttgtttttttttccagcctggAGAAGTAGTAAACACCCTGTGCGGCTATAAGACTCTTACCAAACAGGTACGTTCGGTTCGTATTGTCTTAAAGCGTCCGTTCGTTTAAGGAACAGCCGCTTATTTCATCCACCCGCAGATATTGGATTCCTGGTTCAAAGAGCAAACGGCATCGCAACGCTACAGTAATAACGATAATAAACTGCTTTTATTCCTGCATGCTTCCCGTGACTCATTGTTTATGCCCGCCACCTGTTTATTATCCGAGGTCTGCTAGTTTACTGGCAGAACCACGAAACGTGTATTTACATCTTCAGCCGCCATTATTCAGGACCTCGGGCTTTACGAGGTCATTTATTCAGACACATTGTCGCGTTATTACTGCCGCTGTCTCAATTTTGCCGTTATGCTgggctgttgtgtgtgtgtgagagagatgccGTATTCTGGTGACCTTAACTAAATTGTTGAGTCTGGAATCATTTTGCCGTTtcatgtcccccccccccccccccatccccctctATTCTCAGCGTGAAGATTTGGCCGATGTCATACACGTGCGTGGATGTATTCACGCTGTAAACCTGTGGATGGGCGACAACATCGGGGTCACAGTAGGAATCTGCTGCGCCGTGGGGTTGCCTCAGGTGAAACATCTCTTGTCTGTCGTTTCCTCCCCCAAATTTCCCTAAAAGCAGTATGGATAGTTTTGGGGGTGTGGTCATTCATAATGGGCGGAGATATGTTCAGATATCTAGAAACCCCAATCAAGCTGAATTTTGGTGTACTGGATCATCAGATTTTTCTAATGATGAATGCTTAAAAGACATGGCTGCCGTTAGCCAATCAGCATTCGACTGCCATTTAACAACCCTGGCGTTGAGGTACCATAGGGAAGAACCCTGCTTGCGAAGGGTGCTTGGACGCCTGAGATCGCCACTTGCCGTTATATTTCATCTTGAAATTGTTGACCAAATGAACTAGCCTCTTCATCTGTAACCTTGTCGATTGGACACGTTGTATTGAATTAAAGAAATCGCATCAAAGCAGTCATGTGAACGGTGCCCTTCAAGTGGTCAGAAGCCCTGAACACGGTGTTGCTATGCAACCGATAAATGGTTTTAGAACGTTTAAAAAGTTCCTGAACTTGAAGGCAGCTGTGGTGCAGTTAGATGTAAGTTCTACATAACGTTTTAACTGGCTAGACTGGTTAAACGACTTGGAGTAAAAGCTCGCCGTTACTTAGCAGTCCCTGGTTAGGAGAACGATACACGTTTGctgggaaacaaaaaaaatgaaagtgtttaACAGATCTAAAAACTAGAGGAACGTCACCGCTACCGCTAAGCTTGAAGCTTGCAGACTTCTGGGAAACAAGGTGAACTCACGACTCTTGTCAATTTGTtccaaaactgaaaaataaaccgAAAAATAACCCGAGCTCCGTCGGCTCCTATTGAACCCGAGCTCCGTCGGCTCCTATTGAACCCGAGCTCCGTCGGCTCCTATTGAACCCGAGCTCCGTCGGCTCCTATTGAACCCGGGCTCCGTCGGCTCCTATTGAACCCGAGCTCCATCATTTCCTATTGAACCCGAGCTCCATCATTTCCTATTGAACCCGAGCTCCATCGTTTCCTATTTGAGCAGCTTCTTGTTTTTGGATGCGACGTTACCGTCTCCAGCTGCATTTCTTCCCCCTCAGAAACAGTGTGTAAATATGACCACGCATAGCAATTTGGGCAGGGCGTTAAACACGGCAGGAACGGGAACACAGGGCCGATGATGTGTCGCATAAGCCGTTACCAGGAAACACGCTCAGACTGACCTTTTCAAGATGCCGCCGTGTCAAACTAATTTTCTGTCCAGCTGAGGCACTctttaagttttttttctttccccacaAGAACCTTTTCAGCAGCTCAGGAACTTCCGTTTGAGGAGCTTAGATCCTTAAGGTACATGTCCATCTTTCCAGGAGCTCATCAATTTTAGTGTTTCAGACACAGGAACCATTTTTTCAGTAGCCCTGAACTAGGCCCATTTTACTACAGGAGAACCTTCAGTGGCTCGGGAATTTcagccccctttttttttacaagaaccTTTTACAACAGCAGCCCTGGAACTTTACGCACAGTTTTAACACAGGAACCATTTCAGCAGCTCAAGAAGTTTCGGCAGTCCatgaatgttctttttttttttttttcttttcctcagaGCTTTGGGCAACTTTTAGCGTGGGGACCTTTTCGACACCTCGCAAACTTTAAGGCCATTTTTACCACAGGAAACTTTTCAGCAGTTTAAGAACTTTAGGTTTCACCGCAAGAACCTTTTTAGTAGATCAGAAATTTAGACtagatcttatttatttatttatttattttaccacaAGAACCTTTTAAAGCAGATCAGGAACTTTAGGCACCTTTTCAACAGTTTAAGAAGTTCAGGCCAATTTACAACACAAATCTTTTCATCAGTTTAAGACCATTAGGCACATTTTTATCACAGGTACCTTCTCGGTAGCTCAGGAACCCTTTAGGCACATTTTGACCGCAAGGACCTTTTCAGCAGTTTAAGTACCCACAGACTCGGTCCTGTACTGCCATttcctctgcttctctctctcactgcccATACAGAGAGGGGCTAGACCACATCAGGGACGGCGGCTAGTGCCGTACATCACCGTTAAACACCGGGTCGGTCCATTCCGCGAGCGAGATCCTGCGCCGACATCATCAGCATGCTGCCTTAGCTAAAAGAGCCGAGTCATGCAGTCTGCGTTCGTCTGATATCTTTTATGATGACGATCCTTTGATCTAATAAAGAGATCAGAGGCATGCTTTAAAAATACACCAGACGCTCCCGTCTCAGGCTTGAGCCATCCCTGTTTGCATAATACCACTAAAATAAGGTGCGCCTTCACCTCAAGAGCTTTTTCAGGAACGTAGCAGCTTGGGTGCTTCAACAAcaggaacttttttttcttttttttttctttttttttttaaatgcacaaatTAAGTGTTTCTACAGCAGGAACCTTTTTCATAACCGCTGGAACGCTTtaggcacattttttttttaccacaggaACCTGTTCAGGATCTTAGCAGCTCTGTTGTTTCTAAGGCAGGGATAACGATCAGATCTTTacgtatgttttatttttaattttttttcaagaatttaGTCATTTTAGGACagtttttacttctttttttttttttttcttccctctgtAGTTTCTGGGTATCCTGCTGAGCTTCGTTTTCTGGAACCTTCTGGTGGAGATGAGCGAATCCGTAGACATGGTGGACTTCAAGATGCTGAAGAAGGCTGGATTCAACTACAGCGAGCTGGACCTGGCCGGCGCCGGCTGGTGCATGTGCCTGCCCCGTGTTGGCGGCTACCTGCCTATACCTTACGCAGAGACCGAACCGGAGCCGGAAGCAGAAACCCTGACCCCTGCTCTCCATGATCTCGACGGCCCTGAGAGCTTCGAGCAGACACAGGCTACGATATTCCTCAGCCAGTCAATACAAGACCAGCCCGGAATGGACGAGGTAGACAATCGACTGTAGAGGTTAGAAAGGGAACCGAGGTGCATCTCCTTcacatcattttaatttgattttatttgtttttatttaattgtgattttgtatttattttcgtAAGGAGCACTGGCTCTTTTATCGCACTGTCGAGTCTTGCACTACGCACCAGGTTCAAGATTTTCACCGAGCCTCACTGATCAGACACTGTGTATATTCTCACTGAGCTGTCGAACATACGGGATACGGtcatttttatgatttaaaaaaaaaaaaattccgttTTAAgcatatttctacatttttaccTATGCAAATTTTtacctatctttttttttttttttttttcagatttgttGTGTTCATCATGTTGTGTTTTGACTGTGAATCGTTTGATCGACAGCTGAAATTTGGATCGAAATGTTCAGGACGAAATGCGGTTATTTCTATTCGCCTTTTCTCTAATCTAATCCTTTGTAAATGAACATGGGTGTGTAGGTATAGGCGTAGACGTAAATTTGAAATGTTCCCTTCGGTTAAATTCTGTACATGCGtttgttttcacttttttcttttctttcttcattcaaTCAAATTGATTATCATTTGATTAGAGATGCGAGGATACTAATACTGATATCAGGGATTCAGTACCAAACTCGGTACCAGATGATGCTAGCTGTACGTTGTACGTTGACGCGAAAGTTACGCGAGTGAAATTAAACAGCTCTTACCCAGTATGTTAAGGGATCGAGATCGAAGCGTACGTGAAGTGAAACCAAACCCGCTCTCGATCCCAAAGTAACTAGCTAACGTGATTTCAGATCAACTCGCTAAGAACGAGTCTTTTCATGGCCACTACTCATTTTGGTAGCGGTACCGGTTTCGGACGTTAGAACGTACACGTACACCGAGTGGCCACCAAGTTCGTGGCACGTATGATAGATTTGCCTGATAAAATGCCCGGTAGGTTCACATTTAAAAGCGGGCgtacctaataaactgccaACGCAGCGTCTCTCCATTTTATCGCACGTTGTTCGAGATTCTTCACGTCAGTTCGCTATATCGCGCCCGTGACGTCCTTGTTTCCTCGGGAATCGAAATCGGGAATCCGATTCGACGCCGCCGTTCCTGTTTACAATCCTACGGGTATAAACCGACACGAATTCAGGACAACCCGTTGCCTTAGCCACtacgttttattttatttatttatccccccTCGGTGTTACCTCAAACTATTTCGTAATAGCCTTTcgtaaactttaaaaaaaaaaaaaaaaaaaaaatcatcatttttaaacgtttttcAAAAAAATTCCGTTTGACGATCAGTACTCGAAACAATCGATTTCTGTTCAGTATTTGTGTTTTGTCAGTTAATGTGCTGTAACCTCAagtatgcatgttttttttaaaatgatttaaaaaaaaaactacaggaGATCAAAACGGGCAATTTAAAGGTGCTTTGATTAGTTTgtaggcattaaaaaaaattgaggaatgtttttttttttggacttttgAACCTTACTGTAGTTAAAGACACTTACTGACCTCTATAAACATGGaatgaaactttttttctttgtctaaaGTTGATTCATTTGACCTTTTATCTTAAACACGTTTAATACAAACGATAGCCCTGTTTGGACGGGATTATGTGGTGCACTCCAGTTGaatggtttttatttgtttaataaggTAGCTTAAAGCCAGTATGTGAAGTTTCTTCTCATTCCCTTTGTTCACTACGTTTATCCTTGTCGATCCAGTGCAATGAAATTCTGAGAAGGTTAGCAcgttagttttttt contains:
- the zgc:110329 gene encoding tetraspanin-15: MPRYEDWKKNIHFYYCVKFTLNVYSMLFSLVGLCVLCVGVYAEVERQKHRTLEGVFLAPAVVLILLGLVMFSVSVVGMVGSLRDNKTLLHMFLSVLSVLLALQVIALIIALLFQKPTTELFQKNIRQGIKHYYDDLDFKNILDYVQVKFSCCGGDEYLDWKVNQYHFCNGTGPLACGVPYTCCIRNKEPGEVVNTLCGYKTLTKQREDLADVIHVRGCIHAVNLWMGDNIGVTVGICCAVGLPQFLGILLSFVFWNLLVEMSESVDMVDFKMLKKAGFNYSELDLAGAGWCMCLPRVGGYLPIPYAETEPEPEAETLTPALHDLDGPESFEQTQATIFLSQSIQDQPGMDEVDNRL